Below is a window of Planococcus rifietoensis DNA.
GCTTCGGCTCGCCCGTATGCGCGGTTCGGCTTTTAGATTTCATTGGATGTTGGATGCGAAGAAGTGTCACTGTTAATTGTTTTTATCCGCTCTTGGCGACGCTTAGCTGGACTTGATAATTATAGAGAAGTTCTGTGATCAGTTCAATTTGAATTTACGAAGATGATTAAAGTGTTTCACACTTGCTTAAGTGTATGATGAATTATATTTCCCCTCTAAAATTAGAGATGAAGCGGAAGGGAGGCGACGCCGGAGGGACCGCGCGGGCTGGCGAGACAAATGTGCCGCGTACTTTGGCACATTGGCTCAACACCCGCCCCTCGGCAAGCGTCCTCCCTGAAGCGCAATCTCCACCCAATACACCTCCTACTTAATTTTGATAATATACATATCTTTTTCCTAATTCAACACCATGAAAATTGCCATCTATTGTGCACAAGTTCACAGTCAATTCCGACTACAAGCGTTATACTTGTGACACCATAATCGCTTTGCTAGAATTGTAATTAGGTTAAGTTTAGAATGATTATAAAGTGGAGTTTCCGTAGCGGAAACCCTTGTACGATAAAGCAAAGTTCAAGCAGGTTCATGCCTTGTTCACAAAATTGCAGGCATAACCTGATGAAAAAGTGGTATACTTAGGGAAATGAAATATTGAACGCGAAAGGTGTTTTAAGCCCATGCATACACTCGTAGTCGGGGTCAACTACCGTTCAGCGCCTGTATCGATCCGTGAGAAGCTGTCGTTCATCGAAAGCGAGCTTCCACAAGCGATGCAAGCCCTGCAACAACAAAAAAGCATATTGGAGAACGTCATCGTATCGACATGCAACCGGACGGAGATCTATGCCGTCGTGGACCAGCTGCATACCGGCCGTTTTTACGTGAAGCAATTTTTGGCTTCCTATTTCGACATTCCGATGGAGCAGTTCTCCCAGTATTTATTCCTTCATGAACAGGACGAAGCGATTGATCATTTGTTCCGTGTCACTGCCGGAATCGATTCGATGGTGCTTGGCGAGACGCAGATCCTCGGGCAAGTGAAATCGAGTTTCCTCGCAGGCCAAGAAATCGGCACGACGGGAACCGTGTTCAATCAATTGTTCAAGCAAGCGGTGACGCTGGCGAAACGTGCGCATAGCGAAACAGCGATTGGCGAGAACGCCGTATCGGTTTCCTACGCAGCGGTCGAGCTTGGCAAGAAGATCTTCGGTTCATTGAAGAACAAGCATGTCGTCATTCTCGGAGCAGGGAAGATGGGCGAACTCGCCATCAAGAACCTGCAAGGCAGCGGAGCAGACCGCATTACGGTCATCAACCGCACATTCGAGAAAGCGGAAGTGCTCGCTGATAAATTCGGCGGAATGGCAAAACCATTGAATCAATTACAATGTGCCTTATTGGAAGCGGACATCCTGATTTCGTCCACCGGGTCGACGGATTTCGTCATCGATCTTGAGTTGATGCAGTTTGTCGAAAAGCTGAGAAAAGGCAAGCCGTTGTTCATGGTCGATATCGCGGTACCGCGTGATATGGATCCGCGCATCGGCGATCTTCAAAACGTTTTCTTATATGACATTGATGATATGCAAGGCATCGTTGAAGCGAACCTCGCTGAACGTGAACGCGCGGCGAAACAAATCGCCGGCATGATCGAACAAGAAGCAGAGCAGTTCAACGACTGGCTTGGTACGCTCGGCGTCGTTCCGGTCATTTCTGCACTGCGTGAAAAAGCGCTTGGCATCCAAGCGGAAACGATGGAAAGCATCGAGAACAAAATGCCGGATTTGACGGATCGCGAGAAGAAGATCCTCAACAAGCACACGAAATCGATCATCAACCAGTTATTGAAAGAGCCGATTTTGCAGGCGAAGGAAATGGGCACGGCGAAGAAATCACGCGAACAGCTAGAGTTGTTCATGCAGATTTTCGGCATTGAAGAAGAAGTCGAAGAGCAGCGTGAAAAACAAGCGCTTGCGACGCGCCAAAAAGCGGAGCGTGCACGCCTTGAAAAACAGCAAGAAGCACTGCAAGGGCAAGAAAATCCAGGCTATACTGTATAAAAGCATTTCCGATTGGCGTGGGTTTTCATCTCCATCGCCGTAAATGACCCAACCGGGCCGCGATTGCGGGATAGAGCTATCTTATAATGAGGCGTTTTCGAATCTATATGTTAAAATGTAGAGGCGAAACGCCTTTAATTATGGAAACGAAGGGGAATAGGATGGCTGATATAACAATGGCAAGGCTGCATGAAGCTATGGTTATACTATATGCTATCAGCCTTGTCTTTTATTTTGTCGATTATTTATATACTACGAAAAAAGCCATCCGGATCGCCATGTCACTTCTTGGGGCCGTGTGGTTATTGCAGACCGTGTTCCTGGTGCTCTATATCGTAGAGACGCAGCGATTCCCGGTACTGACTTTGTTTGAAGGCATTTATTTTTATGCGTGGCTACTCGTTACGCTATCGCTCGTCTTGCGGATTTTTTACCGCTTCGACTTTGCGGTATTTTTGATCAATATCATCGGATTCATCTTTATGGTTATCCATACATTTGCGCCGGTCCAGATCGAACGGTCGCCGGTTGGGGAAGCTTTGGTGTCGGAGTTGTTGTTCATCCACATCACGTTCGCGATTCTGTCCTATGCGGCATTTTCACTGTCGTTTGTCTTTTCCGCGCTTCACTTACTGCTATACAGGCTGTTGAAGCAGAAGAAATGGACGAAGCAATGGAGCAGCTTGCCGTCACTCGGGCAGACCGAACAAGGCATGACCATTTCCATCCTGGTCGGGATTCCGATGCTGTTCGTCTCGCTCGTTCTCGGCTTCCAATGGGCAGTCGTATCGTTGGAGGAATTTTCCATTTTAGATGTAAAAATTGTGGGTTCGTTCATCCTGCTGATTGTCTATAGCTTTATTCTATGGCGTCACCGGCGAGGCAACTTGAATGGCATGAACTATGCCTGGGCTCATTTGTATGCGTTTTTGTTATTGCTGATTAATTTCTTTTTCGGCAGTCGTTTATCGGAATTTCATTTTTGGTATTAATAGAAAGGTAGGATTCAGTTGAGAAAAATCATTGTAGGGTCAAGAAGAAGCAAGCTTGCGTTGACGCAAACCAACCAATTCATCGAGAAAATGAAAGCGGCAGGTGCGCCGTTTGAATTCGAGATTAAGGAGATTGTCACTAAAGGCGACCGCATCCTGGATGTTCAATTGTCAAAAGTGGGGGGCAAAGGGCTTTTCGTTAAGGAAATCGAAGAGGCGCTATATGCCAAGGAAATCGATTTCGCCGTCCACAGCATGAAAGACATGCCAGCTGTACTTCCTGAAGGTTTTGTCATCGGTTGTATCCCGGACCGGGAAGACCCGCGTGACGCCTTTATTGCGAATGACCATGTGAAATTGATGGATTTGCCAGTCGGCGCTGTCGTCGGCACTAGCAGCTTGCGCCGGAGCTCGCAGTTACTTTTGCTGCGCCCGGACCTCGATGTCCAGTGGATCCGCGGGAATATCGATACACGCCTCGCGAAGCTCCATGCAGGGGATTTCGATGCCATCATCCTGGCAGCTGCTGGTTTGAAACGCATGGGCTGGAGCGATGACATCGTCACTGAATTCATGAATACAGAAGACTGCCTGCCAGCGATCGGCCAAGGCGCACTCGCCATTGAATGCCGTGAAGACGACGAAGAGCTTCTTGTGGAACTGGCGAAAGTGAACGATAAAGAAACTGAACTGGCCGTTACGGCGGAGCGTAAATTCCTGAAAGACATGAACGGCAGCTGCCAAGTGCCGATTGCAGGATACGCGACGGTTTCAGGTGATGAAATTTCCTTCACAGGATTGATTTCAGCTCCAGAAGGCGACCAAGTGTATAAAGAATCAGCGGCCGGCAAAGACCCGATTGAAGCAGGCCGTATCGTAGCTGAAAAAATCAGTGCACAAGGCGGATATGATTTGATCCAGCGTGTCATCGCCGAAAGCAATGTGTAAGAAAAAACCGGTCATTATTTTCACCGGCAGCCGGCTGCCGAAAGAAGCGGCAGAGCTGGCACTGCAGAACGGGGCACAGGTGGAATATTTTCCGTTGATTGAAACGGTGCTTAGAAACACCGATGTGCCTGATTTCGGGCGCTATGGCTGGCTGATTTTCACGAGCCGCAATAGCGCCGAAGCTTTTTGCAAACTGCATCCCGAAACGAATGCGAAAATAGCGGCTGTCGGCGACAAGACCGCTGAAATGCTGGAAGAACACGGCTATACGGTCGACTTCATCCCATCAACGTTCAGTGCCGATGTCTTTGTCCAGGAATTTCCGGACATCGCCGGCAAGGAACGCTGTTTGTTTGTCCGGGGGGCGCTCGCCAAAGACACGATTTTGTCGATGCCTCTTGCGATCGATGAATGGACCGTCTACGACACCGTCAAAAAGCGCAGCAACGCGCAAGCGCTCGCAGAAATGTCCAATGTCACGATTATTTTCGCCAGCCCTTCAGCAGTTTCCGCTTACACGGATGCGGGCGGAAATTTCAAAAACATTCAGACTGCCGCGATTGGGCACATCACCGAACGAGCGATTAAAGAAGCGGGGGGCGAAGTTCATTTCCGCCCTGAAACTTATACGTATCTTGAAATCATCCAGACAATAGCGAAAGGAAGTTGCAACTTATGAAAGATTTGAAATTCGATCGCCACCGCCGCCTGCGCGGTTCAGCGAATCTTCGTGCAATGGTCCGTGAAACCTCCATCCAGAAAGAGGATTTCATTTATCCGATTTTCGTTGTGGAAGGCGAAGACTATAAAAAAGAAATCTCCTCAATGCCAGGCGTTTATCATTTTTCAATCGACCGCCTTGGCGAAGAATTGGATGAAGTGGTCGAACTCGGCATTCCGTCCGTCATTCTTTTCGGTGTTCCGAAAGATAAAGACCCGGTCGGCTCGCAAGCTTATCACGACCACGCGATCACACAAGAAGCGATTCGTTTTGCCAAACAGCGCCATCCAGAACTCGTTGTCATCGCCGATACGTGCTTATGCCAATACACTGACCATGGCCATTGCGGCGTTATCGAAGACGGCGTCATCTTGAATGACGAGTCGCTCGACTTGTTGGCGCGTACAGCGGTATCTCAAGCGAAAGCCGGAGCAGACATCATCGCGCCATCGAACATGATGGACGGATTTGTCGCGGCGATTCGCTACGGTCTCGACGAAGCCGGATTCTCAAATATTCCAATCATGTCATACGGCGTGAAATATGCTTCCGCTTATTACGGGCCATTCCGCGAAGCGGCGCATTCAACGCCTCAATTCGGCGACCGCAAAACCTACCAAATGGATCCGGCAAACCGCATGGAAGCACTTCGCGAAGCGTCATCCGATGTCAATGAAGGTGCCGATTTCATGATCGTCAAACCGGCATTGTCTTATCTTGATATCATCCGCGAAGTCCGCGATAACTTCGACATTCCGATTGTGGCTTATAATGTGTCCGGCGAATACGCAATGGTTAAAGCAGCCGCACAAAACGGCTGGGTCGATGAAGAGAAAATCGTCCTTGAAACTTTGCTCAGCATGAAACGTGCGGGCGCAGATATTCTGATGTCGTACCACGCAAAAGACGCGGTACGCTGGCTGGAGGGGAAATAACATGGGATACGAAAACTCTAAACAAGCATTCGAAGAAGCGAAACCATTGATGCCAGGCGGCGTTAACAGCCCGGTGCGAGCCTTTAAATCGGTCAATATGGACCCGATTTTCATGCAATCCGGCAGCGGCGCGACCATTACGGACATCGACGGCAATACGTATATCGATTACGTCTTGTCTTGGGGCCCGCTGATTCTGGGCCATGCCCATCCTGAAGTGGTGAAAGCCATCCAGGAACAGGCAACACTTGGCACTTCATTTGGCACACCAACGACCCTTGAAAACGATATGGCAAAACTCGTCCAAGAGCGCGTGCCGTCAATTGAAATGGTCCGTATGGTATCATCCGGTACAGAAGCGACGATGAGCGCATTGCGCGTGGCACGTGGCTATACCGGACGCAACAAAATCTTGAAATTCGAAGGCTGCTACCACGGCCATGGCGATAGCTTGTTGATTAAAGCAGGATCTGGCGTTGCGACACTCGGCTTGCCGGATTCACCAGGCGTTCCTGAATCTGTGGCAAAAAACACGATCACGGTTCCTTATAACGATTTGGAAAGCGTGCGTTTAGCATTCCAGGAATTCGGCGATGACTTGGCGGCTGTGATCGTCGAGCCGGTTGCCGGCAATATGGGTGTCGTCCCGCCAGCTGAAGGATTCCTTCAAGAGCTGCGCAACTTGACGCATGAAAACGGCACCGTTTTGATCTTTGATGAAGTCATGACCGGCTTCCGCGTCGGCTATAATTGTGCCCAAGGCCATTACAGCGTCACGCCGGACATGACATGCCTTGGCAAAGTCATCGGCGGCGGGTTGCCTGTCGGCGCATTCGGCGGCAAACGCGAAATCATGGAACAAGTCGCACCAAGCGGCTCGATCTACCAGGCAGGCACACTGTCCGGAAACCCGCTCGCGATGCGTGCAGGCTTTGAGACATTGTCGCGTTTGAATGAAGCAAGCTACGAAACATTCGTCGAACGTGGTGACCAGCTCGAAAAAGGTTTCCGCGAAGCGGCTGAAAAATACAATATCCCGCATACGGTCAACCGTGCAGGCTCGATGATCGGCTTCTTCTTCACGAATGAGGAAGTGACGAACTTTGAAACAGCTTCGAGTTCCGATCTGGAGTTGTTTGCGGAGTACTATCGTTTGATGGCGGAAGAAGGCATTTATTTGCCACCATCCCAGTTTGAAGGCATGTTCCTTTCGACTGCCCATACACCTGAACATATCGAACGCACAGTGCAAGCATTCCATAATGTGTTTGCGAAACTAGCGAAATAATTTAGATAAACCGTCCTTGAAGGCCAGAACCGCTGGCTTTTGGGGGCGGTTTTTTTCACAAATTAATTGTGCTCGTTTCTTTTATTATCAGGATAGGTGAAGGGAGAGGATTATATTTGCCATAAGAGTGACGAAACTTATTAGTTGAGAAATCGATTTGTAGAGGGAAGTGCATTTTCTGTCTAATAGTCTGGTAATATAAAACTAATGGTAATTTTAATTAGTGAAAGTTGGTAACGCATTGAAACGTTTTCTTGTAACTTTAGCCATTGCGCTTGGCGCTGGCTTTTTGTTTAGCTTGACCGGCTTGTTCCTGCCTTGGCTGCTGGGTCCGATGGCGGCTTTTCTTATTTTGCGTCAAGTGACCGATATGAAGTTCCACTGGCCGAAAGTGTTCCGGACGCTCGGGCTATTGCTGCTCGGTGTTCAGATCGGCGCAGCTTTTACGCAGGAGTCGGTATTGTTGATGGCGACAGATCTGCCGTATATGTTCATCATGACGATCGCGGTCGTCGCGTTTTCCTTAGTGCTCGGATGGTTGTTCCAGCGTATGACGCGCGTCACGATGTCGACGGCGTTGCTCGGTTCAATGCCGGGCGGCTTGTCGCAGATGGTGCTAATTTCAGAAGAAGTGAAATCCGCTAATGTGACGATCGTGTCGGTCATGCAGACCTTCCGCATCCTGCTCATCGTCTTCACCGTGCCGCTCGCTGCAGGACTCTTGTCGGGACGAGCGCCGGGTGACATCACAGAGACGGCCTTCCGGTTCTCGCCGTATGCATTCGGCATCGCACTCGTCTTCGGTTACGTCTTGTACTGGATCATGAAGCGCATTTCTTTTCCAGCGCGCGAATTGATGGCGCCGGTTCTTGCGATGGCTGTCGTCCAGACCTTGACCGGCAGCGATTTAATCGATTTACCGGGACTCGTCATCATCATCGCGCAAGTGTTGATCGGAACGCATCTCGGCTTGTCGATGGAGAAGCTTGGCGATTCCTTGGATGGGCGGATTGCAGGGGCAGTATTGCTCAATACCGTATTGCTCATTGTGTTTTCAGCAGGTCTTGCCTACGGATTGGAACTGCTATTGCCGGAGTATCTATTCCTCGACTTTTTCTTGAGTGCAGCCCCGGGCGGCATGGCGGAGATGACGATTACCGCGCTCGAGGCGGGAGCCGATGTGCCGCTGGTGACGAGCTTCCATCTGTTCCGGCTGTTCTTTATCCTGCTCGTTGCGGCGCCGCTCGTGTCTCACTACGTGAAAAAGCTTGACGCTAAATCAGGCTATTGAGTACAATAAGCTTAACAGGATATTGATGCGTTGATGAGGATAGTAAAGTGTCCGGGACATTTCAGAGAGGGAGCCGAGTGGTGAGAGGCTTTCATGTTCCGCATTTGAATGTCACCTCGGAGCAGTTGCCGTGAAATGAGTAGCGGGAACCGGATGCGAATCCGTTATCGAACTTGAGAGCCAGGCGCAATTCTGCCTGTGTATAAAGGTGGTACCGCGAAAAACTCCTTCGTCCTTTACGAGACGACAGGAGTTTTTTTGTATTCATTTTTAAGTTCGACAGTAAACAGAGCCGAATATTGGCCAAGAGGAGGAATTTGGATGAGCAAGCAATTATCAACGAAATACGAACCGCAAGCAATCGAACAAGGGCGTTACGACTGGTGGGTGGACAATAAATTCTTCGAAGCGAAACCGGAAAGCGGCAAAACGCCGTATACGATCGTTATCCCGCCGCCAAACGTCACGGGCAAACTTCACTTAGGGCATGCGTGGGATACGACTTTACAAGACATCATGACGCGCATGAAGCGCATGCAGGGCTATGACGCCTTGTGGCTTCCTGGTATGGACCATGCCGGCATCGCGACACAGGCGAAAGTCGAAGGCAAGCTGAAAGAAGAAGGCCGTTCACGCCACGATATGGGCCGCGAAGCGTTTCTTGAAGAGTCATGGAAATGGAAAGAAGAATACGCAGGCCATATCCGCCAGCAATGGTCGAAGCTTGGGCTTGGACTCGACTATTCACGCGAGCGTTTCACCTTGGACGAAGGCTTGTCAAAAGCGGTGCGCGAAGTATTCGTGAAATTGTACGAGAAAAAATTGATTTACCGCGGCAAATACATCATCAACTGGGACCCGGCGACCAAAACGGCGATCTCGGATATCGAAGTTATCTATAAAGACGTACAAGGTGCGTTCTATCATATGCGCTATCCGCTGGCTGATGGTTCTGGCCATATCGAAATCGCGACGACTCGCCCTGAGACGATGCTCGGCGATACGGCAGTAGCGGTTCACCCGAGAGACGAACGCTATCAGCATTTGATCGGCAAAAAGGTCATCTTGCCAATCATCGGACGTGAAATTGAAATTGTTGCTGACGATTACGTAGATCGCGAATTTGGAAGCGGCGCTGTGAAAATCACGCCTGCGCATGACCCGAACGACTTTGAGATCGGCAATCGCCATAATTTAGAGCGCGTCCTTATCATGCATGAAGACGGCTCGATGAATGAAAATGCCGGCAAATATGAAGGCATGGACCGCTTCGAATGCCGCAAAGCGATCATTAAAGATTTGCAGGACATGGACGTGCTGTTTAAAATTGAAGATCACCTTCACTCGGTCGGGCATTCCGAGCGCAGCGGTGCGGTCGTCGAACCGTATCTGTCGACGCAATGGTTCGTCGACATGCAGCCACTTGCCAAAAAAGCGGTCGATAGCCAAAAGAGCGACGACGGCGTCAATTTTGTGCCGGACCGTTTCGAAAAAACCTATTTGCACTGGATGGAAAACATCCGCGATTGGTGCATCTCGCGTCAATTATGGTGGGGACATCAGATCCCGGCTTGGTATCATAACGAAACCGGTGAAATCTATGTCGGCCACGAGGCACCGGCTGATGCGGAAAACTGGACGCAAGATGAAGATGTTCTCGATACGTGGTTCTCATCCGCCCTATGGCCATTTTCGACACTCGGCTGGCCGGAAGAAAACGATGAATTGAGCCGTTATTACCCGACCGATGCACTCGTGACGGGCTATGACATCATCAATTTCTGGGTATCGCGCATGATTTTCCAGGCGCTCGAATTCACTGGCGAAAAACCGTTCAAAGACGTGCTCATCCACGGCCTTGTTCGGGATGCGGAAGGCCGCAAAATGTCGAAATCACTCGGCAACGGCGTCGACCCGATGGACGTTATTGCGGAATACGGCGCGGATTCCTTGCGCTACTTCCTGGCAACGGCATCATCTCCAGGACAGGACTTGCGCTATTCGAATGACAAAGTCGAGTCGGTATGGAACTTTGCCAATAAAATCTGGAACGCATCGCGTTTTGCAATGATGAACATGGAAGGCATGGAGCACACAGACATCGATCTGTCCGGCGAGAAATCCGTGGCTGATACATGGATCTTGACGCGCCTCAACGAAACGATCGAGCAAGTGACAGACCTTGCGGAACGCTACGAGTTCGGGGAAGTCGGGCGCCTGCTTTACAACTTCATCTGGGATGATTTCTGTGACTGGTATATTGAGATGGCGAAATTGCCATTATACGGAGAAGACGAACAGGCAAAAGCGATGACGCGTTCCGTACTCGCATACGTGCTCGATAACACAATGCGCTTGCTTCACCCATTCATGCCGTTCATCACAGAAGAAATCTGGCAGAACTTGCCGACTGAAGGCGAATCGATCACGATTGCCGCTTGGCCGACAGCCGACCCGGCACTGAGCGATGCGAAAAAAGCCGACAGCATGAAGCTATTGATGGACGTTATCCGTTCGGTCCGCACGATCCGTGCCGAAGTCCAGACGCCGATGAGCAAGAAAGTGCCGATGACGATCAGTGCGAAAGACGAGACGACGTTGTCGGTGCTCGAAGAAAACGCAGCGTACATCGAACGTTTCTGCAACCCGGAGACTTTGACGATTGGCCACAACATCGAAGCACCT
It encodes the following:
- the ccsA gene encoding cytochrome c biogenesis protein CcsA, whose amino-acid sequence is MADITMARLHEAMVILYAISLVFYFVDYLYTTKKAIRIAMSLLGAVWLLQTVFLVLYIVETQRFPVLTLFEGIYFYAWLLVTLSLVLRIFYRFDFAVFLINIIGFIFMVIHTFAPVQIERSPVGEALVSELLFIHITFAILSYAAFSLSFVFSALHLLLYRLLKQKKWTKQWSSLPSLGQTEQGMTISILVGIPMLFVSLVLGFQWAVVSLEEFSILDVKIVGSFILLIVYSFILWRHRRGNLNGMNYAWAHLYAFLLLLINFFFGSRLSEFHFWY
- a CDS encoding uroporphyrinogen-III synthase, with the protein product MSSPKAMCKKKPVIIFTGSRLPKEAAELALQNGAQVEYFPLIETVLRNTDVPDFGRYGWLIFTSRNSAEAFCKLHPETNAKIAAVGDKTAEMLEEHGYTVDFIPSTFSADVFVQEFPDIAGKERCLFVRGALAKDTILSMPLAIDEWTVYDTVKKRSNAQALAEMSNVTIIFASPSAVSAYTDAGGNFKNIQTAAIGHITERAIKEAGGEVHFRPETYTYLEIIQTIAKGSCNL
- a CDS encoding valine--tRNA ligase, with amino-acid sequence MSKQLSTKYEPQAIEQGRYDWWVDNKFFEAKPESGKTPYTIVIPPPNVTGKLHLGHAWDTTLQDIMTRMKRMQGYDALWLPGMDHAGIATQAKVEGKLKEEGRSRHDMGREAFLEESWKWKEEYAGHIRQQWSKLGLGLDYSRERFTLDEGLSKAVREVFVKLYEKKLIYRGKYIINWDPATKTAISDIEVIYKDVQGAFYHMRYPLADGSGHIEIATTRPETMLGDTAVAVHPRDERYQHLIGKKVILPIIGREIEIVADDYVDREFGSGAVKITPAHDPNDFEIGNRHNLERVLIMHEDGSMNENAGKYEGMDRFECRKAIIKDLQDMDVLFKIEDHLHSVGHSERSGAVVEPYLSTQWFVDMQPLAKKAVDSQKSDDGVNFVPDRFEKTYLHWMENIRDWCISRQLWWGHQIPAWYHNETGEIYVGHEAPADAENWTQDEDVLDTWFSSALWPFSTLGWPEENDELSRYYPTDALVTGYDIINFWVSRMIFQALEFTGEKPFKDVLIHGLVRDAEGRKMSKSLGNGVDPMDVIAEYGADSLRYFLATASSPGQDLRYSNDKVESVWNFANKIWNASRFAMMNMEGMEHTDIDLSGEKSVADTWILTRLNETIEQVTDLAERYEFGEVGRLLYNFIWDDFCDWYIEMAKLPLYGEDEQAKAMTRSVLAYVLDNTMRLLHPFMPFITEEIWQNLPTEGESITIAAWPTADPALSDAKKADSMKLLMDVIRSVRTIRAEVQTPMSKKVPMTISAKDETTLSVLEENAAYIERFCNPETLTIGHNIEAPEKSMSAVVSGAELFMPLEGLIDIEEELKRLQKELDKWAKEVKLVQGKLSNERFVSKAPEAVVAEERKKEADYLEKHATVEKRMEELKNL
- the hemA gene encoding glutamyl-tRNA reductase, whose amino-acid sequence is MHTLVVGVNYRSAPVSIREKLSFIESELPQAMQALQQQKSILENVIVSTCNRTEIYAVVDQLHTGRFYVKQFLASYFDIPMEQFSQYLFLHEQDEAIDHLFRVTAGIDSMVLGETQILGQVKSSFLAGQEIGTTGTVFNQLFKQAVTLAKRAHSETAIGENAVSVSYAAVELGKKIFGSLKNKHVVILGAGKMGELAIKNLQGSGADRITVINRTFEKAEVLADKFGGMAKPLNQLQCALLEADILISSTGSTDFVIDLELMQFVEKLRKGKPLFMVDIAVPRDMDPRIGDLQNVFLYDIDDMQGIVEANLAERERAAKQIAGMIEQEAEQFNDWLGTLGVVPVISALREKALGIQAETMESIENKMPDLTDREKKILNKHTKSIINQLLKEPILQAKEMGTAKKSREQLELFMQIFGIEEEVEEQREKQALATRQKAERARLEKQQEALQGQENPGYTV
- a CDS encoding AbrB family transcriptional regulator — its product is MKRFLVTLAIALGAGFLFSLTGLFLPWLLGPMAAFLILRQVTDMKFHWPKVFRTLGLLLLGVQIGAAFTQESVLLMATDLPYMFIMTIAVVAFSLVLGWLFQRMTRVTMSTALLGSMPGGLSQMVLISEEVKSANVTIVSVMQTFRILLIVFTVPLAAGLLSGRAPGDITETAFRFSPYAFGIALVFGYVLYWIMKRISFPARELMAPVLAMAVVQTLTGSDLIDLPGLVIIIAQVLIGTHLGLSMEKLGDSLDGRIAGAVLLNTVLLIVFSAGLAYGLELLLPEYLFLDFFLSAAPGGMAEMTITALEAGADVPLVTSFHLFRLFFILLVAAPLVSHYVKKLDAKSGY
- the hemL gene encoding glutamate-1-semialdehyde 2,1-aminomutase; the encoded protein is MGYENSKQAFEEAKPLMPGGVNSPVRAFKSVNMDPIFMQSGSGATITDIDGNTYIDYVLSWGPLILGHAHPEVVKAIQEQATLGTSFGTPTTLENDMAKLVQERVPSIEMVRMVSSGTEATMSALRVARGYTGRNKILKFEGCYHGHGDSLLIKAGSGVATLGLPDSPGVPESVAKNTITVPYNDLESVRLAFQEFGDDLAAVIVEPVAGNMGVVPPAEGFLQELRNLTHENGTVLIFDEVMTGFRVGYNCAQGHYSVTPDMTCLGKVIGGGLPVGAFGGKREIMEQVAPSGSIYQAGTLSGNPLAMRAGFETLSRLNEASYETFVERGDQLEKGFREAAEKYNIPHTVNRAGSMIGFFFTNEEVTNFETASSSDLELFAEYYRLMAEEGIYLPPSQFEGMFLSTAHTPEHIERTVQAFHNVFAKLAK
- the hemC gene encoding hydroxymethylbilane synthase, whose product is MRKIIVGSRRSKLALTQTNQFIEKMKAAGAPFEFEIKEIVTKGDRILDVQLSKVGGKGLFVKEIEEALYAKEIDFAVHSMKDMPAVLPEGFVIGCIPDREDPRDAFIANDHVKLMDLPVGAVVGTSSLRRSSQLLLLRPDLDVQWIRGNIDTRLAKLHAGDFDAIILAAAGLKRMGWSDDIVTEFMNTEDCLPAIGQGALAIECREDDEELLVELAKVNDKETELAVTAERKFLKDMNGSCQVPIAGYATVSGDEISFTGLISAPEGDQVYKESAAGKDPIEAGRIVAEKISAQGGYDLIQRVIAESNV
- the hemB gene encoding porphobilinogen synthase, yielding MKDLKFDRHRRLRGSANLRAMVRETSIQKEDFIYPIFVVEGEDYKKEISSMPGVYHFSIDRLGEELDEVVELGIPSVILFGVPKDKDPVGSQAYHDHAITQEAIRFAKQRHPELVVIADTCLCQYTDHGHCGVIEDGVILNDESLDLLARTAVSQAKAGADIIAPSNMMDGFVAAIRYGLDEAGFSNIPIMSYGVKYASAYYGPFREAAHSTPQFGDRKTYQMDPANRMEALREASSDVNEGADFMIVKPALSYLDIIREVRDNFDIPIVAYNVSGEYAMVKAAAQNGWVDEEKIVLETLLSMKRAGADILMSYHAKDAVRWLEGK